A region from the Silene latifolia isolate original U9 population chromosome 7, ASM4854445v1, whole genome shotgun sequence genome encodes:
- the LOC141591434 gene encoding uncharacterized protein LOC141591434: MDQNSESRRIAYLTALSQEIHKKLLRAESSPSQLRNLLQELFADVALEVDDRAKDVILSRVSDAISPVEKGRENRLCFYDVLSEHFIQVPEDGQPILDLIVKLWSQSFAVHIFALLFHKWMFEVKVEDSEKLLRYCSAFVRGSANVFWIDVQTNTKQFQSIFYYLLENVALDQSRLTKLNIQAQRDLFLLLSRFMFFYNAVDQLEGFLNHFPAFPTSFLVGGPADIFVTELADQLQKLKVEPVLLHYLSQIKILQGLELRMTTSTRLKSCLYSFTPPGGPMYPTRTVRHAAWDALDSLFPIGQYPRHFISLFFRLLYPWYWPSSCWHFLVSCIKAMFYSLVGLIVSSWEKLRRPRMSEKDL; the protein is encoded by the exons ATGGACCAGAATTCTGAATCTCGAAGGATTGCTTATCTCACCGCTCTCTCTCAAGAAATTCACAAGAAGCTTCTTCGA GCAGAATCTTCTCCGTCTCAGTTGCGTAATTTGTTGCAAGAATTATTCGCGGATGTTGCTTTGGAGGTTGATGATCGCGCGAAAG ATGTGATTCTCAGCAGGGTTTCTGATGCAATATCTCCCGTAGAAAAGGGACGAGAAAATCGCCTATGCTTCTACGATGTACTCTCAGAACATTTTATCCAGGTGCCAGAAGATGGTCAACCCATTCTTGATCTGATTGTGAAACTGTGGAGCCAGTCATTTGCGGTTCACATATTTGCGTTGTTGTTCCACAAATGG ATGTTCGAAGTAAAAGTTGAAGACTCTGAGAAGCTTCTTCGTTATTGTTCTGCTTTTGTCCGGGGTTCTGCAAATGTTTTTTG GATTGATGTGCAGACCAACACAAAACAGTTTCAGTCCATATTTTAC TATCTTCTTGAGAATGTTGCATTGGACCAGTCACGCTTGACAAAACTTAATATACAG GCTCAGCGGGACCTGTTTCTTCTATTGTCAAGATTTATGTTCTTTTACAATGCAG TTGACCAGCTTGAAGGTTTCCTTAACCATTTCCCGGCTTTTCCAACTTCTTTCTTGGTTGGTGGCCCAGCGGATATCTTTGTGACCGAGCTCGCCGATCAG CTTCAAAAATTGAAGGTGGAGCCTGTTCTGCTGCACTATTTGTCTCAAATCAAGATTCTCCAAG GTCTGGAGCTTAGGATGACTACTAGTACTCGGCTAAAGAGTTGCTTGTACAGCTTTACTCCTCCCGGAGGTCCAATGTATCCTACCAGGACTGTTCGCCATGCAGCTTGGGATGCTTTGGATTCACTCTTCCCG ATTGGGCAGTACCCTCGGCATTTCATTAGTCTATTCTTTCGACTGTTATATCCATGGTACTGGCCATCTTCCTGTTGGCATTTTCTAGTCTCGTGCATAAAAGCCATGTTTTACTCCCTGGTGGGATTGATCGTCTCAAGTTGGGAGAAGCTCAGAAGACCCAGGATGTCTGAGAAAGATCTGTAG
- the LOC141591433 gene encoding ACT domain-containing protein ACR9-like: MGVPNDGDDAVLIEKGKKEGEPRVITVNCPDKVGLGVDICRTILDFGLYISKGDVSTDGKWCYIVLWVVPHSSTRTVLWVNLKERLVSFCPSCSLSYYYAPPAPRKSSPLYLLKFDCLDRRGLLHDVTQVLSELELTIERVKVTTTPDGRVLDLFFITDNLNLLHTKQRHGETYEQLRSVLGESCISCEIQMADSHYETRQGTSSISPAVAQELFASEYSKKESHMQALSPELTKLKKAVVNVDNSLSPSHTLLQIHCLDHKGLLYDIMRTVNDHDVKISYGRFSLVTKGHRDLDLFIQQKDGKKIVDPEKEYSICSCLKMEMLHPLRVLIANRGPDTELLVANPVELSGRGRPRVFYDCTLALKKLGICVFSAEIGRYSASDREWEVYRFLLDEKCEYQLHKIEVRSQIVDRVRRMLMGW, encoded by the exons ATGGGCGTGCCGAATGACGGAGACGACGCCGTTTTGATTGAGAAAGGGAAAAAAGAAGGTGAACCGCGGGTTATTACCGTTAATTGTCCTGATAAAGTTGGTCTTGGTGTTGATATTTGTCGGACTATTCTTGACTTTGGTCTCTATATTTCTAAAGGAG ATGTGTCGACTGATGGGAAATGGTGTTACATAGTGTTGTGGGTGGTTCCTCATTCCAGTACTCGCACAGTTTTATGGGTGAATTTGAAAGAACGTCTTGTCTCATTCTGTCCGTCATGCTCATTGTCATATTACTATGCTCCACCTGCACCTCGCAAGTCCTCCCCTCTCTACTTGCTGAAGTTTGACTGTCTTGATAGACGAGGGTTATTACATG ATGTTACCCAGGTTCTTTCTGAGCTCGAGCTCACAATTGAGAGGGTGAAAGTGACGACGACTCCAGATGGCAGGGTTCTGGACCTTTTCTTCATTACAGATAACCT GAATCTTCTCCACACAAAGCAAAGACATGGAGAAACTTATGAACAACTACGTAGTGTTTTAGGCGAATCGTGTATAAGCTGTGAAATTCAGATGGCAGACTCCCACTATGAAACTCGTCAGGGTACCTCGTCTATATCTCCAGCTGTTGCTCAAGAATTGTTTGCATCCGAATACTCAAAGAAAGAGAGTCATATGCAAGCTCTGAGCCCAGAATTGACAAAATTGAAAAAGGCTGTTGTCAACGTGGACAACTCGTTGAGTCCAAGTCATACCCTGCTTCAGATACATTGCCTTGACCACAAAGGTCTTCTCTACGATATTATGAGAACTGTAAATGATCATGATGTAAAG ATTTCTTATGGTCGATTTTCTCTGGTTACAAAAGGGCATCGTGACCTAGACCTATTTATCCAGCAGAAGGATGGGAAAAAGATCGTGGATCCTGAAAAAGAATACTCGATATGTTCCTGTCTGAAAATGGAGATGCTTCATCCATTGCGTGTACTTATAGCTAACCGTGGACCAGATACTGAACTATTGGTAGCTAATCCAGTTGAGTTATCCGGACGAGGAAGACCTCGAGTATTCTATGATTGCACTCTTGCTCTTAAGAAGCTCGGCATTTGTGTTTTCTcg GCTGAAATAGGGCGGTACTCAGCGTCAGACCGAGAATGGGAGGTCTACCGGTTTCTTCTAGATGAAAAATGTGAGTACCAACTTCATAAAATTGAAGTTAGAAGTCAGATTGTAGACAGAGTAAGGAGAATGTTGATGGGTTGGTAA
- the LOC141591435 gene encoding ATP synthase small subunit 6, mitochondrial-like, protein MGWRKFDPWPVFFKREWNRNWPFLVGFAITGTIITKLSLGLTEEDEKNSPFAQRHKR, encoded by the exons atgggGTGGAGAAAGTTCGATCCATGGCCGGTGTTCTTCAAGAGAGAGTGGAATCGTAATTGGCCTTTCCTTGTTGGTTTCGCCATTACTGGCACCATCATCACCAAATTATCCCTCGGTTTAACTG AGGAGGATGAGAAGAATTCGCCGTTTGCACAGAGGCATAAAAGGTAA